From the genome of Sporomusa sphaeroides DSM 2875:
TGGCAGCACTTAAACAAATTAAAACACTTGATAAATGCGCTAAAGTTATCATGCTGTCATCCACCGGCACCTCAACCAAGGTATTGGAGGCACTGAAACACGGCGCAACTGATTTTATTCAAAAGCCCTATACCAGAGACCAGATTGCCAAGGCTATCGGCTATTCTGAATAGTAAAGGAGACAAGCATGTTTACGCAATATTTTGGCCAATATCTTTTCAATAAAGGCATTCTTTCAGCCGATCAGCTTTGTGATTTGCTGTCTTATGAACAATCCACCCATGTAAAGCTTGGCGTATTGGCTCTCAACTCGGGGCTAATGACAGCGGCTCAAATTGAAGAGGTGCATGAGCTGCAGCGAACCATGGACCGCCGTTTCGGCGAAATTGCTTTAAGCAAAGGCTACCTTACCCAACCACAGCTTGACAACCTGCTTAGTCAGCAAAACAGCCGCCATTTAGGCTTAAATCAGGCTATTCTTGATAGAAACTGTCTTACACTCAGTCAGTTGGAAACCGCTCTCGAAAACTTTAAACAGGACACCGGACTGTCACAAGGGCAATTGCAGGCCTTACAAAGCGCCGATATTGACCAAATCGTGCCCTTATTCCTCGACTTTTCGCAAGATGAAATAGGCCGATTGCATTATGACTATGTGGCCCTGTTATTAAAAAATATCGTCCGGTTCCTTAACGACCGGCCGCTGCTGTCCCGCCCTGTGCCGCTGCCCAAGCAGCCGGAAGGCTGGATTATATCCCAGCAAGCTGTTGGTGATCATACCCTCTCTACGGCCTTAGTGCTCAGCGATTCATCACTAATTGACCTTGCCACCCGTTTTAGCCAGGAAGAAATATCCCAGGTTGACGATTTGGCGAAAGACAGTGTGGCCGAGTTTTTGAATCTGCATAACGGTATTTTCTTAATCAATATGTCGGACAGAGGTTTAGAACTCGACCTTAAACCTCAGACTGCTCAGGTCTGTTCCGCCAGCGTGAGTGGCTACCGGATTCCTATTACTCTCACCTCCGGCTCGATTGAACTCGTACTCTCCATCACCTAAGCCGGCAAACCAGAGCAAGGGGCTGTCGCTCTAAAAGTTCCGTGCAACAACAAAAAATGGCAACCGGCATATCAAAATTGCCGGTTGCCATTTTTTTGTTGTAAACTATCCCCAATACGGTATCGTATCCAGTATGTACCGCAGCAAGAAAATTTGTCAGGCGCCAGTGCCTCTAGCTGCGGCCAACACATAAAAGAAATTAGCTGACTACCGCTTGCAGGAAGCATTGTGCTTTTGGGGCGCTATCGGTTCTGCTGTATTAGCATAGGTAAGACCCCATTGACACAAAGTATCTAATATCGGCAAGAGACTTTTACCTGCTGGCGTAAGAGAATATTCTACTTTCGGCGGAATTTGTGTATATATGAATCGTTTCACCAGTCCGCTGGCTTCCAATTCCCGCAGTTGTT
Proteins encoded in this window:
- a CDS encoding winged helix-turn-helix transcriptional regulator — protein: MITFKNVQYQCSMELTLDLIGGKWKALILWHLGENTLRFSELKKTLPKITQKMLTQQLRELEASGLVKRFIYTQIPPKVEYSLTPAGKSLLPILDTLCQWGLTYANTAEPIAPQKHNASCKR